Proteins from one Pleuronectes platessa chromosome 16, fPlePla1.1, whole genome shotgun sequence genomic window:
- the xylt2 gene encoding xylosyltransferase 2 isoform X1: protein MVASARVQKLLRRYKLAIAAALTILLVQGLVVWSLRSLEEGEAEKKTRRSKLPDHNSQDPKRDPALWEKQNSLSGRNKGRWSGRLERTGGTAASALRRGTSRRGGKPSIKQKSPQERVMTGAGMDGVIPPDLSSSRNFSDNRGGTDGAAKLPAAAAVIPGEPGSVDGAHQAPSSDFVPKCDITGKDALSALHRAGSQQCRQEIANIVCQHQAGLLMPSALPQFCPQIGILNPVQAVGELDNSLSKVENPIRVAFVLMVHGRAVRQLKRLIKAIYHRDHYYYIHVDKRSGYLHREVLQIAQQFPNVRATPWRMITIWGGASLLKAYLRSMQDLLSMMDWKWDFFVNLSATDFPTRTNDELVAFLSQHRDKNFLKSHGRENARFIKKQGLDRLFHECDNHMWRLGERSIPEGLEVSGGSDWFALTRRFVEYVINSQDDLVTGLKQFYSYALLPAESFFHTVLGNSHMCDSLVDNNLRVTNWNRKLGCKCQYKHIVDWCGCSPNDFKPQDLIRIQQLTRPTFFARKFESSVNQEAIDILDTHLYGQYAPGTIAIKAYWESVFEQSDSVGSLRDVALTAYTSFFRLGLKNLATAQSNVESCRFEPVGYPLSVHLYFYDDRFQGYVVRQEAQAVGSKVRETLEMWAVPQASFVLEKNLKEFERLKNIEIGTEWDPKERIFRNFGGVIGPLDEPLAVQNWARGPNLTATIVWLDPALVVASSYDITVDVDAEYTQYKPPLQRPLRPGTWTVRVLKQWERVAEVRFLVMPLTFKDKEPLRKEEDSWLHAGPPGNMYLEQSFQQLSSMLKLPPQEPAMREAQRKAQLVGLPLEEWLDSGVRTFWVMGNLCTTQTSSCPALGPCSKTSWSSLSPDPKSELGPVKSDGRIR, encoded by the exons aAGAAAACACGACGGTCTAAGTTGCCAGATCACAACAGCCAGGACCCCAAGAGAGACCCCGCACTTTGGGAGAAACAAAACTCTCTGTCAGGGAGGAACAAGGGCAGATGGAGCGGCAGGCTGGAGAGGACCGGGGGCACGGCAGCCAGCGCGCTGAGGAGAGGAACCAGCCGGCGAGGAGGGAAGCCCAGCATCAAGCAGAAGTCTCCCCAGGAGCGGGTGATGACGGGCGCTGGAATGGATGGTGTCATCCCCCCTGACCTGTCAAGCAGCCGCAACTTCAGCGACAACCGAGGAGGCACGGACGGGGCGGCTAAGctacctgctgctgccgccgtcATTCCAGGGGAGCCGGGCAGCGTGGACGGCGCACACCAAGCCCCCAGCAGTGACTTTGTGCCTAAGTGTGACATCACAGGCAAGGACGCCCTCTCCGCCCTCCATCGCGCTGGCTCCCAGCAGTGCCGACAGGAGATCGCCAACATCGTGTGCCAGCATCAGGCCGGTCTGCTCATGCCAAGCGCCCTTCCTCAGTTCTGCCCCCAGATCG GTATATTAAATCCGGTTCAGGCCGTTGGCGAGCTGGACAACAGCCTGTCCAAAGTGGAGAACCCCATCAGGGTGGCTTTTGTTCTGATGGTCCACGGCCGAGCCGTACGGCAGCTCAAGCGTCTCATCAAAGCCATTTACCACCGTGACCACTACTACTACATCCATGTAGACAAG CGGTCCGGCTACTTGCACCGCGAGGTCCTGCAGATCGCCCAGCAGTTCCCGAATGTGCGGGCCACGCCCTGGAGGATGATCACCATCTGGGGGGGGGCCAGCCTCCTGAAGGCTTACCTACGCAGCATGCAGGACCTGCTCTCCATGATGGACTGGAAATGGGATTTTTTCGTCAATCTCAGCGCCACAGACTTCCCCACCAG GACCAATGATGAACTGGTGGCTTTCCTGTCGCAGCACAGAGACAAGAACTTCCTCAAGTCCCACGGGAGAGAGAATGCACG GTTCATTAAAAAGCAGGGCCTCGACCGCCTCTTCCACGAGTGTGACAACCACATGTGGCGCCTCGGGGAGCGCAGCATTCCAGAAGGCCTGGAGGTCTCAGGTGGCTCTGATTGGTTTGCGCTCACCCGCCGCTTTGTGGAGTATGTCATCAACTCCCAGGATGACCTGGTTACAGGGCTGAAGCAGTTCTATTCCTACGCCCTGCTCCCCGCTGAG TCTTTCTTCCACACGGTGCTGGGGAACAGTCACATGTGTGACAGCCTGGTGGACAACAACCTGCGGGTCACCAACTGGAATCGTAAGCTCGGCTGTAAATGCCAGTACAAGCACATCGTCGACTGGTGTGGCTGCTCGCCCAATGATTTCAAACCACAAGACCTCATCCGGATACAG CAACTGACCCGTCCCACATTCTTTGCCCGTAAATTTGAGTCGTCGGTGAACCAGGAGGCCATAGACATCCTGGACACTCACCTCTACGGCCAGTACGCTCCGGGCACCATCGCCATCAAGGCGTACTGGGAGAGCGTGTTCGAGCAGTCGGACAGCGTCGGCTCTCTCAGGGACGTGGCTCTCACTGCGTACACGTCTTTCTTTCGCCTGGGTCTGAAGAATCTGGCCACGGCTCAGAGCAATGTGGAGTCCTGCAG GTTTGAACCAGTAGGCTACCCTCTATCGGTGCACCTGTACTTCTATGACGACCGATTCCAAGGGTACGTGGTGCGTCAGGAAGCCCAGGctgtggggtcaaaggtcagggagACGCTGGAGATGTGGGCGGTGCCGCAGGCCTCGTTCGTTCTCGAGAAGAACCTGAAAGAGTTTGAAAGGCTGAAGAATATAGAA ATCGGCACAGAGTGGGATCCCAAAGAGAGGATCTTCCGTAACTTCGGGGGGGTGATCGGACCTCTGGATGAGCCGCTGGCCGTCCAGAATTGGGCGCGTGGTCCCAACCTCACGGCCACCATCGTGTGGCTCGACCCGGCGCTGGTGGTGGCGTCGTCGTACGACATCACAGTGGACGTGGACGCAGAGTACACCCAGTACAAACCGccgctgcagcgccccctgcggCCCGGGACCTGGACGGTGCGGGTGTTGAAGCAATGGGAGCGCGTGGCAGAAGTTCGCTTCCTTGTCATGCCGCTAACCTTCAAAGATAAGGAGCCACTACGCAAAG AAGAGGACAGCTGGCTCCATGCAGGTCCTCCTGGGAACATGTACCTGGAGCAGAGTTTCCAGCAGCTGAGCTCCATGCTGAAGCTGCCCCCCCAGGAGCCTGCCATGCGGGAGGCCCAGCGTAAAGCCCAGCTCGTGGGTCTGCCCCTTGAAGAGTGGCTGGACAGTGGTGTGAGGACCTTCTGGGTTATGGGCAACCTGTGCACCACACAGACTTCCTCCTGCCCAGCACTGGGACCTTGCTCCAAAACCTCCTGGAGCTCTCTGTCCCCGGACCCCAAGTCGGAACTGGGCCCTGTCAAAAGTGACGGGCGTATCAGGTAG
- the xylt2 gene encoding xylosyltransferase 2 isoform X3 translates to MVASARVQKLLRRYKLAIAAALTILLVQGLVVWSLRSLEEGEAEKTRRSKLPDHNSQDPKRDPALWEKQNSLSGRNKGRWSGRLERTGGTAASALRRGTSRRGGKPSIKQKSPQERVMTGAGMDGVIPPDLSSSRNFSDNRGGTDGAAKLPAAAAVIPGEPGSVDGAHQAPSSDFVPKCDITGKDALSALHRAGSQQCRQEIANIVCQHQAGLLMPSALPQFCPQIGILNPVQAVGELDNSLSKVENPIRVAFVLMVHGRAVRQLKRLIKAIYHRDHYYYIHVDKRSGYLHREVLQIAQQFPNVRATPWRMITIWGGASLLKAYLRSMQDLLSMMDWKWDFFVNLSATDFPTRTNDELVAFLSQHRDKNFLKSHGRENARFIKKQGLDRLFHECDNHMWRLGERSIPEGLEVSGGSDWFALTRRFVEYVINSQDDLVTGLKQFYSYALLPAESFFHTVLGNSHMCDSLVDNNLRVTNWNRKLGCKCQYKHIVDWCGCSPNDFKPQDLIRIQQLTRPTFFARKFESSVNQEAIDILDTHLYGQYAPGTIAIKAYWESVFEQSDSVGSLRDVALTAYTSFFRLGLKNLATAQSNVESCRFEPVGYPLSVHLYFYDDRFQGYVVRQEAQAVGSKVRETLEMWAVPQASFVLEKNLKEFERLKNIEIGTEWDPKERIFRNFGGVIGPLDEPLAVQNWARGPNLTATIVWLDPALVVASSYDITVDVDAEYTQYKPPLQRPLRPGTWTVRVLKQWERVAEVRFLVMPLTFKDKEPLRKEEDSWLHAGPPGNMYLEQSFQQLSSMLKLPPQEPAMREAQRKAQLVGLPLEEWLDSGVRTFWVMGNLCTTQTSSCPALGPCSKTSWSSLSPDPKSELGPVKSDGRIR, encoded by the exons AAAACACGACGGTCTAAGTTGCCAGATCACAACAGCCAGGACCCCAAGAGAGACCCCGCACTTTGGGAGAAACAAAACTCTCTGTCAGGGAGGAACAAGGGCAGATGGAGCGGCAGGCTGGAGAGGACCGGGGGCACGGCAGCCAGCGCGCTGAGGAGAGGAACCAGCCGGCGAGGAGGGAAGCCCAGCATCAAGCAGAAGTCTCCCCAGGAGCGGGTGATGACGGGCGCTGGAATGGATGGTGTCATCCCCCCTGACCTGTCAAGCAGCCGCAACTTCAGCGACAACCGAGGAGGCACGGACGGGGCGGCTAAGctacctgctgctgccgccgtcATTCCAGGGGAGCCGGGCAGCGTGGACGGCGCACACCAAGCCCCCAGCAGTGACTTTGTGCCTAAGTGTGACATCACAGGCAAGGACGCCCTCTCCGCCCTCCATCGCGCTGGCTCCCAGCAGTGCCGACAGGAGATCGCCAACATCGTGTGCCAGCATCAGGCCGGTCTGCTCATGCCAAGCGCCCTTCCTCAGTTCTGCCCCCAGATCG GTATATTAAATCCGGTTCAGGCCGTTGGCGAGCTGGACAACAGCCTGTCCAAAGTGGAGAACCCCATCAGGGTGGCTTTTGTTCTGATGGTCCACGGCCGAGCCGTACGGCAGCTCAAGCGTCTCATCAAAGCCATTTACCACCGTGACCACTACTACTACATCCATGTAGACAAG CGGTCCGGCTACTTGCACCGCGAGGTCCTGCAGATCGCCCAGCAGTTCCCGAATGTGCGGGCCACGCCCTGGAGGATGATCACCATCTGGGGGGGGGCCAGCCTCCTGAAGGCTTACCTACGCAGCATGCAGGACCTGCTCTCCATGATGGACTGGAAATGGGATTTTTTCGTCAATCTCAGCGCCACAGACTTCCCCACCAG GACCAATGATGAACTGGTGGCTTTCCTGTCGCAGCACAGAGACAAGAACTTCCTCAAGTCCCACGGGAGAGAGAATGCACG GTTCATTAAAAAGCAGGGCCTCGACCGCCTCTTCCACGAGTGTGACAACCACATGTGGCGCCTCGGGGAGCGCAGCATTCCAGAAGGCCTGGAGGTCTCAGGTGGCTCTGATTGGTTTGCGCTCACCCGCCGCTTTGTGGAGTATGTCATCAACTCCCAGGATGACCTGGTTACAGGGCTGAAGCAGTTCTATTCCTACGCCCTGCTCCCCGCTGAG TCTTTCTTCCACACGGTGCTGGGGAACAGTCACATGTGTGACAGCCTGGTGGACAACAACCTGCGGGTCACCAACTGGAATCGTAAGCTCGGCTGTAAATGCCAGTACAAGCACATCGTCGACTGGTGTGGCTGCTCGCCCAATGATTTCAAACCACAAGACCTCATCCGGATACAG CAACTGACCCGTCCCACATTCTTTGCCCGTAAATTTGAGTCGTCGGTGAACCAGGAGGCCATAGACATCCTGGACACTCACCTCTACGGCCAGTACGCTCCGGGCACCATCGCCATCAAGGCGTACTGGGAGAGCGTGTTCGAGCAGTCGGACAGCGTCGGCTCTCTCAGGGACGTGGCTCTCACTGCGTACACGTCTTTCTTTCGCCTGGGTCTGAAGAATCTGGCCACGGCTCAGAGCAATGTGGAGTCCTGCAG GTTTGAACCAGTAGGCTACCCTCTATCGGTGCACCTGTACTTCTATGACGACCGATTCCAAGGGTACGTGGTGCGTCAGGAAGCCCAGGctgtggggtcaaaggtcagggagACGCTGGAGATGTGGGCGGTGCCGCAGGCCTCGTTCGTTCTCGAGAAGAACCTGAAAGAGTTTGAAAGGCTGAAGAATATAGAA ATCGGCACAGAGTGGGATCCCAAAGAGAGGATCTTCCGTAACTTCGGGGGGGTGATCGGACCTCTGGATGAGCCGCTGGCCGTCCAGAATTGGGCGCGTGGTCCCAACCTCACGGCCACCATCGTGTGGCTCGACCCGGCGCTGGTGGTGGCGTCGTCGTACGACATCACAGTGGACGTGGACGCAGAGTACACCCAGTACAAACCGccgctgcagcgccccctgcggCCCGGGACCTGGACGGTGCGGGTGTTGAAGCAATGGGAGCGCGTGGCAGAAGTTCGCTTCCTTGTCATGCCGCTAACCTTCAAAGATAAGGAGCCACTACGCAAAG AAGAGGACAGCTGGCTCCATGCAGGTCCTCCTGGGAACATGTACCTGGAGCAGAGTTTCCAGCAGCTGAGCTCCATGCTGAAGCTGCCCCCCCAGGAGCCTGCCATGCGGGAGGCCCAGCGTAAAGCCCAGCTCGTGGGTCTGCCCCTTGAAGAGTGGCTGGACAGTGGTGTGAGGACCTTCTGGGTTATGGGCAACCTGTGCACCACACAGACTTCCTCCTGCCCAGCACTGGGACCTTGCTCCAAAACCTCCTGGAGCTCTCTGTCCCCGGACCCCAAGTCGGAACTGGGCCCTGTCAAAAGTGACGGGCGTATCAGGTAG
- the xylt2 gene encoding xylosyltransferase 2 isoform X2, which produces MVASARVQKLLRRYKLAIAAALTILLVQGLVVWSLRSLEEGEAEKKTRRSKLPDHNSQDPKRDPALWEKQNSLSGRNKGRWSGRLERTGGTAASALRRGTSRRGGKPSIKQKSPQERVMTGAGMDGVIPPDLSSSRNFSDNRGGTDGAAKLPAAAAVIPGEPGSVDGAHQAPSSDFVPKCDITGKDALSALHRAGSQQCRQEIANIVCQHQAGLLMPSALPQFCPQIGILNPVQAVGELDNSLSKVENPIRVAFVLMVHGRAVRQLKRLIKAIYHRDHYYYIHVDKRSGYLHREVLQIAQQFPNVRATPWRMITIWGGASLLKAYLRSMQDLLSMMDWKWDFFVNLSATDFPTRTNDELVAFLSQHRDKNFLKSHGRENARFIKKQGLDRLFHECDNHMWRLGERSIPEGLEVSGGSDWFALTRRFVEYVINSQDDLVTGLKQFYSYALLPAESFFHTVLGNSHMCDSLVDNNLRVTNWNRKLGCKCQYKHIVDWCGCSPNDFKPQDLIRIQQLTRPTFFARKFESSVNQEAIDILDTHLYGQYAPGTIAIKAYWESVFEQSDSVGSLRDVALTAYTSFFRLGLKNLATAQSNVESCRFEPVGYPLSVHLYFYDDRFQGYVVRQEAQAVGSKVRETLEMWAVPQASFVLEKNLKEFERLKNIEIGTEWDPKERIFRNFGGVIGPLDEPLAVQNWARGPNLTATIVWLDPALVVASSYDITVDVDAEYTQYKPPLQRPLRPGTWTVRVLKQWERVAEVRFLVMPLTFKDKEPLRKEDSWLHAGPPGNMYLEQSFQQLSSMLKLPPQEPAMREAQRKAQLVGLPLEEWLDSGVRTFWVMGNLCTTQTSSCPALGPCSKTSWSSLSPDPKSELGPVKSDGRIR; this is translated from the exons aAGAAAACACGACGGTCTAAGTTGCCAGATCACAACAGCCAGGACCCCAAGAGAGACCCCGCACTTTGGGAGAAACAAAACTCTCTGTCAGGGAGGAACAAGGGCAGATGGAGCGGCAGGCTGGAGAGGACCGGGGGCACGGCAGCCAGCGCGCTGAGGAGAGGAACCAGCCGGCGAGGAGGGAAGCCCAGCATCAAGCAGAAGTCTCCCCAGGAGCGGGTGATGACGGGCGCTGGAATGGATGGTGTCATCCCCCCTGACCTGTCAAGCAGCCGCAACTTCAGCGACAACCGAGGAGGCACGGACGGGGCGGCTAAGctacctgctgctgccgccgtcATTCCAGGGGAGCCGGGCAGCGTGGACGGCGCACACCAAGCCCCCAGCAGTGACTTTGTGCCTAAGTGTGACATCACAGGCAAGGACGCCCTCTCCGCCCTCCATCGCGCTGGCTCCCAGCAGTGCCGACAGGAGATCGCCAACATCGTGTGCCAGCATCAGGCCGGTCTGCTCATGCCAAGCGCCCTTCCTCAGTTCTGCCCCCAGATCG GTATATTAAATCCGGTTCAGGCCGTTGGCGAGCTGGACAACAGCCTGTCCAAAGTGGAGAACCCCATCAGGGTGGCTTTTGTTCTGATGGTCCACGGCCGAGCCGTACGGCAGCTCAAGCGTCTCATCAAAGCCATTTACCACCGTGACCACTACTACTACATCCATGTAGACAAG CGGTCCGGCTACTTGCACCGCGAGGTCCTGCAGATCGCCCAGCAGTTCCCGAATGTGCGGGCCACGCCCTGGAGGATGATCACCATCTGGGGGGGGGCCAGCCTCCTGAAGGCTTACCTACGCAGCATGCAGGACCTGCTCTCCATGATGGACTGGAAATGGGATTTTTTCGTCAATCTCAGCGCCACAGACTTCCCCACCAG GACCAATGATGAACTGGTGGCTTTCCTGTCGCAGCACAGAGACAAGAACTTCCTCAAGTCCCACGGGAGAGAGAATGCACG GTTCATTAAAAAGCAGGGCCTCGACCGCCTCTTCCACGAGTGTGACAACCACATGTGGCGCCTCGGGGAGCGCAGCATTCCAGAAGGCCTGGAGGTCTCAGGTGGCTCTGATTGGTTTGCGCTCACCCGCCGCTTTGTGGAGTATGTCATCAACTCCCAGGATGACCTGGTTACAGGGCTGAAGCAGTTCTATTCCTACGCCCTGCTCCCCGCTGAG TCTTTCTTCCACACGGTGCTGGGGAACAGTCACATGTGTGACAGCCTGGTGGACAACAACCTGCGGGTCACCAACTGGAATCGTAAGCTCGGCTGTAAATGCCAGTACAAGCACATCGTCGACTGGTGTGGCTGCTCGCCCAATGATTTCAAACCACAAGACCTCATCCGGATACAG CAACTGACCCGTCCCACATTCTTTGCCCGTAAATTTGAGTCGTCGGTGAACCAGGAGGCCATAGACATCCTGGACACTCACCTCTACGGCCAGTACGCTCCGGGCACCATCGCCATCAAGGCGTACTGGGAGAGCGTGTTCGAGCAGTCGGACAGCGTCGGCTCTCTCAGGGACGTGGCTCTCACTGCGTACACGTCTTTCTTTCGCCTGGGTCTGAAGAATCTGGCCACGGCTCAGAGCAATGTGGAGTCCTGCAG GTTTGAACCAGTAGGCTACCCTCTATCGGTGCACCTGTACTTCTATGACGACCGATTCCAAGGGTACGTGGTGCGTCAGGAAGCCCAGGctgtggggtcaaaggtcagggagACGCTGGAGATGTGGGCGGTGCCGCAGGCCTCGTTCGTTCTCGAGAAGAACCTGAAAGAGTTTGAAAGGCTGAAGAATATAGAA ATCGGCACAGAGTGGGATCCCAAAGAGAGGATCTTCCGTAACTTCGGGGGGGTGATCGGACCTCTGGATGAGCCGCTGGCCGTCCAGAATTGGGCGCGTGGTCCCAACCTCACGGCCACCATCGTGTGGCTCGACCCGGCGCTGGTGGTGGCGTCGTCGTACGACATCACAGTGGACGTGGACGCAGAGTACACCCAGTACAAACCGccgctgcagcgccccctgcggCCCGGGACCTGGACGGTGCGGGTGTTGAAGCAATGGGAGCGCGTGGCAGAAGTTCGCTTCCTTGTCATGCCGCTAACCTTCAAAGATAAGGAGCCACTACGCAAAG AGGACAGCTGGCTCCATGCAGGTCCTCCTGGGAACATGTACCTGGAGCAGAGTTTCCAGCAGCTGAGCTCCATGCTGAAGCTGCCCCCCCAGGAGCCTGCCATGCGGGAGGCCCAGCGTAAAGCCCAGCTCGTGGGTCTGCCCCTTGAAGAGTGGCTGGACAGTGGTGTGAGGACCTTCTGGGTTATGGGCAACCTGTGCACCACACAGACTTCCTCCTGCCCAGCACTGGGACCTTGCTCCAAAACCTCCTGGAGCTCTCTGTCCCCGGACCCCAAGTCGGAACTGGGCCCTGTCAAAAGTGACGGGCGTATCAGGTAG